One Hydrogenophaga crassostreae genomic region harbors:
- a CDS encoding DUF1631 family protein, with protein sequence MTRDRATLLNQCFDEAERRTPAMLKRCIDAVMNSLQLAEGASLHNAQRQLFARATWSIAQCRGALAETFPVRLREAFEQQVDDPSASTLAGLFDSSLMQLVDDSAMNESLESVRLLQNLLPLVEHSLPILDARMSSLIGLDSIEVEKNPMRPSVFARVLRDLMAEVEEEGGIRVVWLQHIAHVLGRELGQLYEALALMLQQANVQEAGYRIRLVEDPEASRAASAPDVVTLDMLSMGDADGGGRDGGGDDSADLEPAALGRSRSELGNAVFQDFLAGGSGGGVQPLDEGYYEQVRRELGEVDALSAMPVASEALSGEALSRYRATPVVDRPGRQVSVDTTLAADRWGHYGLAHERTRVLLELKARAEDAAQAIGLDLVRKLVNQVARDPLLLAPVREAVVALEPALLRLALANPRYFGESDHPARLLVEEVAQRSFRYNDEFADDFLAYLEPVCAAFNALNALESEKPRPFADALGGLRKRWQQADAVETAAREAQLSSVRFAEARQQLADQMAWEISLRPDVFNAPELVLDFFYGTWSLVMATAQLRPVEGAPDIQACRSAVGTLLWSVRPETMRQSKAVFESLPGLLQCLHSGLDALGMSKSERQPFFDALMRLHQPLLSLRRVRVKGDQALPGTDGELDEPVKRDLSVAPRVFVTAQPWMATGEWADAGFQDTELDPQDEADPLPPVEQADQVAEPSVELHLNDPVPFVEAQEAVAPAVVEDQPADRAVLARLRAGCLVDMYSQGAWIRAELIWASARGTLFMFSSAGGRAHSMTRRSCEKLIGNHWLRLVETHAVVENAVQALTATAPTKGKRKRRRLATPA encoded by the coding sequence ATGACCAGGGACCGTGCCACGTTGTTGAACCAGTGCTTTGATGAGGCAGAGCGGCGCACGCCCGCCATGCTCAAGCGCTGTATCGATGCCGTGATGAACTCCTTGCAGTTGGCCGAAGGGGCCAGTTTGCACAACGCACAACGGCAGCTGTTTGCCCGGGCGACCTGGAGCATTGCGCAGTGCCGAGGGGCTCTGGCCGAGACCTTCCCGGTGCGGTTGCGCGAAGCCTTCGAGCAACAGGTTGACGATCCTTCGGCCTCCACCCTGGCCGGGCTGTTCGACTCGTCACTCATGCAACTGGTCGACGATTCCGCGATGAACGAATCACTGGAGTCGGTTCGCTTGTTGCAGAACTTGCTGCCACTGGTTGAGCACAGCCTGCCCATTCTTGATGCCCGCATGAGCTCGCTGATCGGGCTTGACTCGATCGAGGTCGAGAAGAACCCCATGCGGCCTTCCGTCTTTGCGCGCGTGCTGCGTGACCTGATGGCCGAGGTAGAGGAAGAGGGGGGCATTCGGGTCGTGTGGTTGCAACACATTGCCCATGTGCTCGGACGCGAACTGGGGCAGCTTTACGAAGCCCTGGCCCTGATGCTGCAGCAGGCCAATGTGCAAGAGGCTGGCTACCGCATTCGCCTGGTTGAAGACCCCGAGGCCAGCCGTGCGGCCAGTGCGCCGGATGTGGTCACGCTGGACATGCTGTCCATGGGGGATGCCGATGGCGGTGGCCGGGACGGCGGCGGCGACGACAGCGCCGATCTCGAGCCGGCGGCTTTGGGACGGTCGCGTTCCGAGCTTGGCAACGCGGTGTTTCAGGACTTTCTGGCTGGTGGTTCCGGCGGTGGTGTGCAGCCCCTTGATGAAGGCTATTACGAGCAGGTGCGCCGGGAACTCGGCGAGGTGGATGCGCTGTCGGCCATGCCGGTTGCGTCAGAAGCGCTTTCCGGCGAGGCGCTGAGCCGGTACCGTGCCACACCGGTGGTTGACCGTCCTGGCCGCCAGGTTTCCGTGGACACCACGCTGGCCGCTGACCGCTGGGGGCACTACGGGTTGGCCCATGAGCGAACCCGGGTCTTGCTGGAGCTCAAGGCGCGCGCTGAAGATGCAGCGCAGGCCATCGGGCTTGATCTGGTGCGCAAGCTGGTCAATCAGGTGGCGCGGGATCCCCTGTTGCTGGCGCCTGTGCGTGAGGCGGTCGTGGCCCTTGAGCCGGCCTTGCTGCGGCTGGCGTTGGCCAACCCCCGCTATTTTGGTGAAAGCGATCACCCAGCGCGCTTGCTGGTTGAGGAAGTGGCACAGCGCAGCTTTCGCTACAACGATGAATTCGCCGACGATTTTCTGGCTTACCTGGAGCCCGTCTGTGCCGCTTTCAATGCGCTGAACGCGCTTGAGTCCGAGAAGCCCAGGCCCTTTGCAGACGCCCTGGGCGGGCTGCGCAAGCGCTGGCAGCAAGCCGATGCGGTTGAGACGGCCGCGCGGGAAGCGCAGTTGAGCTCGGTGCGGTTTGCCGAAGCGCGCCAACAACTGGCCGATCAGATGGCCTGGGAAATCAGCCTCCGACCCGATGTGTTCAATGCGCCAGAGCTGGTGCTCGATTTTTTCTATGGCACCTGGTCACTGGTGATGGCCACGGCGCAGTTGCGCCCGGTAGAGGGCGCGCCCGATATCCAGGCATGCCGCTCGGCGGTGGGTACGCTTCTGTGGAGCGTGCGGCCCGAAACGATGCGGCAGTCCAAAGCCGTGTTCGAGTCCCTGCCTGGGCTGTTGCAGTGTCTGCACTCGGGGCTGGACGCCTTGGGGATGTCGAAGTCGGAACGTCAACCGTTTTTTGATGCACTGATGCGCCTGCACCAGCCCTTGCTGAGTTTGCGCAGGGTGCGTGTCAAGGGTGATCAGGCCTTGCCCGGGACCGACGGTGAGCTTGACGAGCCCGTCAAGCGCGACCTGTCTGTCGCCCCTCGTGTGTTTGTCACCGCGCAGCCATGGATGGCCACGGGTGAGTGGGCGGATGCGGGGTTCCAGGACACCGAGCTGGATCCCCAGGATGAGGCTGACCCATTGCCACCGGTTGAACAAGCGGATCAGGTGGCGGAACCCTCGGTGGAGCTTCACCTGAACGATCCCGTTCCTTTTGTCGAGGCGCAAGAGGCCGTCGCCCCGGCTGTGGTGGAAGACCAGCCTGCAGATCGGGCTGTGCTGGCCCGCTTGCGCGCAGGGTGTCTGGTTGACATGTACTCGCAGGGGGCGTGGATTCGAGCCGAGCTGATCTGGGCGAGCGCGCGGGGCACCCTGTTCATGTTCAGCAGCGCGGGCGGGCGCGCGCATTCCATGACGCGTCGCAGTTGTGAAAAACTGATTGGAAACCACTGGCTGCGCCTGGTGGAGACCCACGCCGTGGTTGAAAACGCCGTTCAGGCCTTGACCGCGACGGCGCCGACCAAGGGAAAGCGCAAGCGGCGCCGGCTGGCGACACCCGCCTGA